The following coding sequences lie in one Salvelinus fontinalis isolate EN_2023a chromosome 21, ASM2944872v1, whole genome shotgun sequence genomic window:
- the pja2 gene encoding E3 ubiquitin-protein ligase Praja-2 — protein sequence MGQEAGKSAWPKPAVGYHTITGRRYGRRHAYVSFRPTSAKHRNPASVEGWPAMEMDGVHRGHSKRNISSTLHTSFPVSWSSVRPDVKAKSGKDPPHKKQSTSRKPSEARSVHYKKLKSDQDQNVLKKSGEASAWPISEDSNPSNSSVLSFVNIDAYEPDSSGGEEEEGQGSDLSHGLQKRLDDMIFELGKEFDYLSGLHSYLYTKSCDGTDCSLRDTESVKESRTDPKSDSDTEEPPPERNISEHNGTDHMENSTEDHHTPDNLAASGSPIGPKGPAELGNDNQRGTQSEMVVRPKIRKQTSETHLEKRKSSHREEVDCGLAKEASKTKCVSAPPFFLTQTERPNQEMLFDFPQTESNGFSPIERWCEHGEAGRKINSDEEDTWEDLEDFNETCAPFMKAEESSECSDGEWSASWTSDSGLEKERQKSWETLPGLDELHISNNSSLEDVPELSLPPAEPTPLEEGEIPWLMYNGETGSSSDEDPDGMSHFVHPGLFILDGNNNLEDDSSVSEDLDAEWRLLDDFGEGFGMAQAISYVDPQLLTYMALEERLAQAMEAALAHLESLSIDVEQAHPPATEQIIECLPQITILEVHSGQEQCCAICCCEYVKDEIATQLPCHHMFHKICVTLWLQKSGTCPVCRHVLLPVVAETPAPTSFVSDQYIPPSNHSAAGTR from the exons atggGTCAGGAAGCTGGCAAGTCAGCCTGGCCCAAACCGGCTGTTGGATATCACACAATAACAGGAAGGAGATACGGCAGGAGGCATGCATACGTTAGCTTCCGCCCAACCTCTGCCAAGCACAGGAACCCAGCCAGTGTGGAGGGTTGGCCAGCTATGGAAATGGACGGTGTCCATAGAGGGCATTCCAAAC GGAACATCTCCTCGACACTTCACACCAGCTTTCCTGTGTCATGGAGTTCGGTTCGCCCAGACGTAAAAGCCAAATCTGGCAAAGATCCTCCCCACAAGAAACAGTCAACTTCTAGGAAGCCATCGGAAGCCCGCTCCGTCCATTACAAGAAACTTAAGAGTGACCAGGACCAAAATGTTTTGAAGAAAAGTGGCGAAGCCAGTGCGTGGCCTATCTCCGAGGACAGTAACCCTTCTAATTCTAGCGTATTGAGCTTTGTAAATATTGATGCTTATGAGCCGGACAGTAGTGGaggcgaggaggaggaggggcaggGCTCCGACCTGTCTCACGGTCTCCAGAAAAGACTGGATGACATGATCTTTGAGCTGGGTAAAGAGTTTGACTATCTCAGCGGTTTGCACTCGTATTTGTATACAAAATCGTGTGACGGGACAGACTGTTCCCTCAGAGACACTGAGTCAGTGAAAGAATCTAGAACCGATCCTAAATCAGATTCAGACACAGAGGAACCCCCTCCTGAGAGGAATATATCAGAACACAACGGAACAGATCACATGGAAAACAGCACTGAGGACCACCATACACCAGATAACCTAGCAGCCAGTGGCTCTCCCATCGGTCCCAAAGGTCCTGCCGAGCTGGGGAACGACAACCAGAGAGGGACACAGTCGGAGATGGTGGTGAGGCCCAAAATTCGTAAGCAGACGAGTGAAACGCacctggagaagaggaagagttCTCACCGCGAGGAGGTAGACTGTGGCTTAGCCAAAGAGGCCAGCAAGACCAAGTGTGTGTCTGCACCTCCGTTCTTTCTGACGCAAACAGAAAGGCCAAACCAGGAGATGCTCTTTGATTTTCCTCAGACTGAGTCGAATGGGTTTAGCCCTATAGAGCGGTGGTGTGAACATGGAGAGGCTGGTAGAAAAATTAATTCAGATGAAGAGGATACCTGGGAAGATCTGGAGGATTTCAATGAGACGTGTGCTCCTTTCATGAAGGCTGAGGAAAG CTCGGAGTGCAGCGACGGGGAGTGGTCGGCCTCGTGGACGTCGGACTCTGGCCTGGAGAAGGAGCGCCAGAAAAGCTGGGAGACTCTGCCCGGCCTGGACGAGCTGCACATcagcaacaacagcagtctggAGGATGTACCCGAGCTCAGCCTGCCCCCTGC ggagcCTACACCTCTGGAGGAGGGGGAGATTCCTTGGTTGATGTACAACGGAGAGACGGGCAGCAGTAGTGACGAAGACCCCGATGGCATGAGTCACTTTGTCCACCCGGGCCTCTTCATCCTTGACGGTAACAACAACCTGGAGGATGACTCCAGCGTGAGCGAGGACCTGGACGCTGAGTGGAG GTTGCTTGATGACTTTGGAGAGGGCTTTGGGATGGCCCAGGCTATTTCCTATGTGGATCCTCAGCTCCTCACATACATGGCTCTTGAAGAGCGCCTTGCCCAAGCTATGGAG GCGGCTTTAGCCCACCTTGAGTCTCTGTCCATCGACGTGGAGCAGGCTCACCCTCCTGCAACAGAACAGATCATCGAGTGTCTGCCTCAGATCACCATATTGGAGGTCCACAGTG ggcAGGAACAGTGCTGTGCCATCTGCTGTTGTGAGTACGTCAAAGATGAGATTGCAACCCAGTTGCCGTGCCACCACATGTTCCACAAGATCTGCGTGACTCTCTGGCTCCAGAAG TCTGGGACTTGCCCTGTCTGTCGTCACGTCCTGTTGCCGGTTGTCGCGGAGACCCCTGCACCCACCTCGTTTGTGTCGGACCAGTACATCCCTCCGTCCAATCACAGCGCAGCCGGAACGCGGTGA